The following coding sequences lie in one Crassostrea angulata isolate pt1a10 chromosome 10, ASM2561291v2, whole genome shotgun sequence genomic window:
- the LOC128164715 gene encoding cytoplasmic phosphatidylinositol transfer protein 1-like, whose amino-acid sequence MLLKEYRICMPMTVAEYRIGQLYMIAKHSHEQSEKGEGVEVIKNETCEHPVHGQGQFTEKRVHLSSRLPTWIQKLIPKIFYITEKAWNYYPFTITEYTCSFMPKFTIYIETKYADDNGCSKNLCGLSDSDLRERTVEELDIAFDNIAEKHYKEAEDPTKFVSKKTGRGPLQRGWRDFVDPIMCSYKAVKVKFEVWGLQTKVEEFTHRSIREILLLGHRQAFTWLDEWFDMTIQDIRDYEQRMHAETNEKVLR is encoded by the exons TATCGAATTGGTCAGCTGTACATGATAGCCAAACACAGTCATGAACAAAGTGAGAAGGGAGAAGGTGTGGAGGTGATCAAGAACGAGACGTGTGAACACCCGGTTCATGGGCAGGGGCAGTTCACTGAAAAACGGGTACATCTCTCAAG TCGCCTGCCTACTTGGATACAGAAATTGATTCCTAAGATATTCTACATAACAGAGAAAGCTTGGAATTATTACCCATTCACTATAACAG AATATACT TGTTCATTTATGCCAAAATTTACAATCTACATTGAAACAAAGTATGCTGACGACAATGGATGCAGTAAGAAT ttGTGTGGCTTGAGTGACTCTGACCTAAGGGAGAGAACTGTGGAAGAGCTGGATATTGCTTTTGATAACATTGCTGAAAAACACTACAAAGAGGCTGAG GATCCAACAAAATTTGTCTCCAAGAAGACAGGAAGAGGGCCTCTACAGAGAGGATGGAGG GACTTTGTAGATCCCATTATGTGCTCGTACAAAGCAGTAAAGGTGAAATTTGAAGTCTGGGGACTCCAAACCAAAGTTGAAGAATTCACTCATCGA AGTATCAGGGAGATCCTGTTGTTGGGACACAGACAGGCATTTACGTGGTTAGACGAGTGGTTCG ATATGACAATTCAGGACATTCGAGATTATGAACAAAGAATGCATGCAGAGACAAACGAGAAAGTTCTAAGATGA
- the LOC128164706 gene encoding toll-like receptor 6 encodes MAKIASVLILIVLTGNGEILLGNTPCPSLCVCNGDTATCDGHGSHQRYIPPLPENTTSLIFRHYSLGYMRADVFKNISSLHLTKLDLTNDRIVNIERLVFCMLPHLEFLDLSKNSGLNSRKLHKAFLGLQNSTLKEIRLTYLKLDPQAMSKKFFLYLSNSSLERVVFDENIISSNIVDIMSPLSTHLREISFKNNQISNVSFNVMMPKLEVFFLSNNKLLSVPNFCYVHTKRPSCPILKELDLRDNLITVVPGGKFFRHCLPKIQKLYLGENKIKTLGRNFISGLSSIVLLSIENMDANFALQEYSLNSSSLQYLYMGNKFNVLKHHRNIFNYTRNLRVLDMTEVQFVLSHSMEEKMRQLFEPLTSLEELTLNRTHLSTFPPSLFQVMPNLTKLYLNDCDFNQTHLTKLFASSSLNFLLMDNNKITSINETNIPIKINQMSLKGNPFLCNCDLVWFRKWVDSNPNRLLGWPDDYICNLPQEWKGKNFADFHLSYLFCHPLNPYIIMAISIFSAVLVIFIVSFIIYKKRWHIKYYLYLLRAKKRGYEVLGGDDFAFDVFVAYNSDDRIWVISEMIPRLENKENLKLCLHDRDFQVGKLIVDNITDAMHRSRKILIILSNSFAQSHWCRFETMMAQLRSMNHGENTVVVVVLENILTKNMNNSLHLLLKSTTFIEWTNEKTAKEMFWERLVSALKS; translated from the coding sequence ATGGCCAAGATAGCGTCGGTGCTAATACtaattgttttgacagggaATGGTGAGATATTGCTTGGAAATACTCCGTGTCCAAGTTTATGTGTGTGCAATGGAGACACGGCAACTTGCGATGGCCATGGTTCTCATCAACGGTATATCCCACCACTGCCTGAAAACACAACGAGTCTTATATTCAGGCATTATTCCTTAGGATACATGAGAGCggatgtatttaaaaatatatctagcCTACATTTGACGAAACTTGACTTGACAAATGATCGCATTGTTAACATCGAAAGACTAGTTTTCTGCATGCTACCTCATCTAGAGTTTCTCGACCTAAGTAAGAACAGTGGCCTTAATTCAAGGAAACTACATAAAGCTTTTCTAGGATTACAAAATAgtacattaaaagaaatccGCTTGACATATTTGAAATTGGATCCACAAGCTATGTCCAAAAAGTTTTTCCTGTATCTAAGCAACTCATCTTTAGAACGAGTCGTCtttgatgaaaatataatatcaaGCAACATCGTTGATATAATGTCTCCATTGTCTACTCATTTGAGAGAAATTTCCTTCAAGAACAACCAAATTTCAAATGTGTCATTCAACGTGATGATGCCAAAACTTGAGGTTTTCTTCCTGAGCAATAACAAATTACTGTCTGTTCCAAATTTTTGTTACGTCCACACTAAACGACCAAGTTGTCCAATTCTCAAAGAACTCGATCTGCGCGACAATTTAATCACTGTTGTACCAGGAGGCAAATTTTTCAGACACTGCTTACCAAAGATTCAAAAGCTGTACCTGGgagaaaacaaaatcaaaacattagGAAGAAACTTTATCAGCGGGCTATCCTCTATCGTTTTATTGTCTATAGAAAACATGGATGCTAATTTTGCTCTTCAGGAATACTCCTTAAATAGTTCTTCGCTACAATACTTGTACATGGGTAATAAATTCAACGTTCTTAAACATCACAGAAACATTTTCAATTATACCAGAAATTTAAGAGTTCTGGATATGACTGAAGTACAGTTTGTTCTATCTCACAGCATGGAGGAAAAGATGCGTCAACTATTTGAGCCTCTTACGAGTCTTGAAGAATTAACATTGAACAGAACGCACTTATCAACGTTTCCACCATCACTTTTCCAGGTCATGCCAAACTTAACGAAACTCTACTTAAATGACTGTGATTTCAACCAAACCCATCTAACAAAATTATTTGCCTCATCGTCTCTTAATTTTCTTCTGATGGACAATAACAAAATAACCAGTATAAATGAGACAAATATTCCCATTAAGATTAATCAGATGAGTTTAAAGGGCAATCCATTTCTTTGCAACTGTGACCTTGTTTGGTTTCGGAAATGGGTCGATTCCAATCCTAATCGCCTTCTTGGATGGCCAGAtgattatatatgtaatttGCCACAAGAATGGAAAGGGAAAAATTTCGCGGATTTTCACCTAAGTTACCTTTTCTGTCATCCACTAAATCCCTACATCATCATGGCTATATCCATATTTTCCGCAGTTTTAGTTATATTTATTGTCTCCtttataatatacaaaaaacGCTGGCATATCAAATACTATTTGTACCTTTTGCGCGCAAAAAAGAGGGGATACGAAGTCCTTGGTGGTGATGATTTTGCATTTGATGTTTTTGTAGCTTACAATTCTGACGACAGAATCTGGGTCATTTCAGAAATGATACCAAGATTGGAGAACAAAGAAAACCTGAAACTGTGCTTACATGACAGGGATTTTCAGGTAGGAAAACTAATCGTAGACAACATCACTGACGCTATGCACCGAAGTAGAAAGATTCTTATCATCCTCTCTAATAGTTTTGCCCAAAGCCATTGGTGTCGGTTCGAAACAATGATGGCACAGTTACGTTCGATGAATCACGGCGAAAACACGGTGGTTGTTGTCGTTTTGGAAAACATTCTGACCAAAAACATGAACAACTCCTTACACTTGCTTTTGAAGTCTACCACATTTATAGAATGGACAAACGAAAAAACAGCGAAGGAGATGTTTTGGGAAAGATTGGTATCTGcgttaaaatcataa